A stretch of DNA from Candidatus Bathyarchaeota archaeon:
AAAACACGGTAAAATACTGATTGGATACCAGAAAATAATCATTATATCCAAAATATGTGGTTGGAATCTCTAGACTGTTTGCCCACAAAAACATAACAATTCCTGCAGCAAACATAACAATGGAACCCCCAAGGGTAACCTGCCACTCTTTCATCTTATTCACCAATTGACCTTGTTATTACCTAAGTTCATTTATCTTTTTAGTAAAGCTCTTTTCATTTCAAGTCCCAAAAATGAGATTGACTCTTTTTAATCTGTCTTAACATAAACTTGGCCTTCTTTTGCACTATTGGCTCTGCACAATACGGTTTATCATCGATAAAGTATGGAATATCAGCCATTTTTGCGGTAACTGCGCATGCAAGTTTTCCAAGAAACTGCATACTATAACCGCCCTCTAGAACCGATACAATTTTTCCTTGACAAAACTTTGCTGCGATCTCCAAAACAAAATCAAAAATTTTCATGTAACTACGTGATGATACATACAAGTTCCCTACTGGATCCGAGTAGTGGCTGTCAAATCCGGTAGAAACCAAAATGAACTGAGGCTTGTATTGGTGAATTATTGGCGCCACAACCTCATTGAAACCTGTTAGAAAAATTTTATCATCGATCCCATAAGGAAAGGGAACATTAACAGAATATCCTTTGCCTTTTCCTTCCCCAACTTCGTCGGCAAAACCTGTTAACGGAAACTCGATGGGGTCTTCATGCATGCTAATGTAGAGCACCTTCTGGTTGTTATAAAAAATTTCTTGGGTTCCATTCCCATGATGGGCGTCAATGTCCAAAATTAGCACACGTTCAAGACTGAAATTCTTCAACAAATGAGCTGCAGCTAAAGCAACATTATTGAAAACACAAAAACCCATGGGATAATTAAAACCTGCATGATGCCCTGGTGGTCTAACAAAAGCAAAACCATTATTGTACTTTTTATCCATCACATAATCAACTGCTTTCAAAGCTCCCCCTGCAGCCAAACGAGCTACTTCGTATGATTTAGATGAAACCACGGTATCTTGTTCATCTATCAGTCCCCCTCCACAACTGCAAACCTGTTTAATTACATTAATGTAACCAATATCATGAATTAATTTCAAATCGTTAATGCTTGCTGGTTCTGGTTCAACAACAAAACAGTTCTTGTTTCCTAGAATACCGCTTTTCTTTAGTTCCCTATTGATCACCCGAAGACGAGATGGAACCTCAGGATGGCGGGGTCCTGTTTTGTGCCATAGATACTTTGGCGAATAAACTAGAACTGTTTTTGGCGTTTGTTTCACTTCCCTTTAGAGGACTGCTGTGTTTTTTGTCCTGTTAAAACATTCTGTAAATGTTCCCCTATTAACAATTATTCATCAAAAACTGAATGTTTACTGACAAAAAGATTTTATTGCTCCTGACAAGAATTATGCAGTTAACCTTTCAGGGTAGATTGACTTTGTCGTCAAAAATTGCAATATTTTCATACTTACTCATTGCCATCAACATTCTAGTTTTCATTCGAGCGATCACAAACCCTGAATCTTATACTGAATTGGTTACAACTTATGGACTTGTACCCGCTCAAATAATGAACGGCAATCACATTCCTTCTTTGGTTACTTCCATGTTCTTGCATGCCGACCTGTTTCACCTTGGACTTAACATGTTATTCTTATTGCTCAGTGGCGACGCAGTAGAACGAGAACTAGGCAACCTAAAATTTTTGGCACTATACCTAATATGTGGAATCATGGCTGGGCTATTCCATGCATACCTAAATAGCTCATCAACCATACCTACAATTGGAGCCTCAGGAGCAATATTTGGAATCCTTGCAGCTTTTGCTATTTTGTTTCCTTTTCGATGGATCCTTAAACTATT
This window harbors:
- a CDS encoding histone deacetylase — protein: MKQTPKTVLVYSPKYLWHKTGPRHPEVPSRLRVINRELKKSGILGNKNCFVVEPEPASINDLKLIHDIGYINVIKQVCSCGGGLIDEQDTVVSSKSYEVARLAAGGALKAVDYVMDKKYNNGFAFVRPPGHHAGFNYPMGFCVFNNVALAAAHLLKNFSLERVLILDIDAHHGNGTQEIFYNNQKVLYISMHEDPIEFPLTGFADEVGEGKGKGYSVNVPFPYGIDDKIFLTGFNEVVAPIIHQYKPQFILVSTGFDSHYSDPVGNLYVSSRSYMKIFDFVLEIAAKFCQGKIVSVLEGGYSMQFLGKLACAVTAKMADIPYFIDDKPYCAEPIVQKKAKFMLRQIKKSQSHFWDLK
- a CDS encoding rhomboid family intramembrane serine protease, which encodes MSSKIAIFSYLLIAINILVFIRAITNPESYTELVTTYGLVPAQIMNGNHIPSLVTSMFLHADLFHLGLNMLFLLLSGDAVERELGNLKFLALYLICGIMAGLFHAYLNSSSTIPTIGASGAIFGILAAFAILFPFRWILKLFGFIPLPLPVILFVFITILTETAYVSSGIIENVAHTAHVGGFLAGFFLTLTIIPKKRSTNE